In Bradyrhizobium sp. CCBAU 051011, the following are encoded in one genomic region:
- a CDS encoding class I SAM-dependent methyltransferase encodes MTEFSPLQAEIHKLIRSSGPMPVWRYMELCLMHPEHGYYVSRDPLGREGDFTTAPEVSQMFGELLGLWAASVWKAIGSPPTLRLVELGPGRGTMMADVLRAVRVLPPLYQSLHVDLVEVNPVLREKQQATLSGVRNITWHDNIDDVPEGPAVILANEYFDVLPIHQVVKRETGWHERVVELDANGKLVFAAADEPIPRFEVLLPPLVRAAPVGAVFEWRPDNEMMKIATRVRDQDGAALIIDYGHVRSDAGDTFQAIARHSFADPLKNPGQADVTAHVDFQALARAAEDVGARVHGPVTQGEFLKRLGIETRAVTLMGKTTAEVSADISAALKRLTDSGRGGMGSMFKVIAVTEPNLTSVAGLSDEPQAAGDETE; translated from the coding sequence GTGACCGAATTTTCACCGTTGCAGGCGGAGATCCACAAGCTGATCAGATCGTCAGGACCGATGCCGGTCTGGCGGTACATGGAGCTGTGCCTGATGCATCCCGAGCACGGCTATTACGTGTCGCGCGATCCGCTGGGCCGCGAGGGCGATTTCACCACCGCACCCGAGGTCAGCCAGATGTTCGGCGAACTGCTCGGCCTGTGGGCGGCCTCGGTCTGGAAGGCGATCGGCTCACCGCCGACGCTGCGGCTGGTCGAGCTTGGTCCTGGCCGGGGCACCATGATGGCGGACGTGCTGCGGGCGGTCCGGGTGCTGCCACCGCTCTATCAATCGCTCCACGTCGACCTCGTCGAGGTCAATCCGGTGCTGCGCGAGAAGCAGCAAGCGACGCTGTCCGGCGTGCGCAACATCACCTGGCATGACAACATCGACGACGTGCCCGAGGGCCCCGCGGTCATTCTCGCCAACGAATATTTCGACGTGCTGCCGATCCATCAGGTGGTCAAGCGCGAGACCGGCTGGCACGAGCGCGTTGTCGAGCTCGACGCCAACGGCAAGCTGGTATTCGCAGCCGCGGACGAGCCAATACCGCGCTTCGAGGTGTTGCTGCCGCCGCTGGTGCGCGCGGCTCCTGTCGGCGCCGTGTTCGAATGGCGGCCGGACAACGAGATGATGAAGATTGCGACGCGGGTGCGCGACCAGGACGGCGCGGCGCTGATCATCGATTACGGGCATGTGCGCAGCGACGCCGGTGATACTTTCCAGGCGATTGCCCGCCACAGCTTTGCCGATCCCCTGAAAAATCCGGGACAGGCCGACGTCACCGCCCATGTCGATTTCCAGGCGCTGGCGCGCGCGGCCGAAGACGTCGGCGCGCGCGTTCACGGGCCGGTGACGCAGGGGGAATTCCTCAAGCGGCTCGGCATCGAGACCCGGGCGGTCACGCTGATGGGAAAAACCACCGCGGAAGTCTCTGCCGATATTTCCGCTGCGCTGAAGCGCCTGACCGACAGCGGCCGCGGCGGCATGGGATCGATGTTCAAGGTGATTGCGGTCACCGAGCCCAATCTCACTTCGGTCGCAGGTCTCAGCGACGAACCGCAGGCCGCCGGAGACGAAACGGAATGA
- a CDS encoding zinc-binding dehydrogenase — MSRKVYAASTEAGATYCWFFTEPSGDQLREIAGLVESGAIKPVIDREFAFEQLPAALTYLEAGRARGKVVLKVK, encoded by the coding sequence ATGAGCCGCAAGGTCTATGCCGCGAGCACTGAAGCCGGCGCGACCTATTGCTGGTTTTTCACCGAGCCGAGCGGCGATCAACTGCGCGAGATCGCCGGGCTCGTAGAGAGCGGTGCGATCAAGCCGGTGATCGATCGCGAATTTGCCTTCGAACAATTGCCGGCTGCGCTGACCTATCTTGAAGCAGGCCGGGCGCGCGGCAAGGTGGTGTTGAAGGTGAAGTAG
- a CDS encoding class I SAM-dependent methyltransferase has product MDKAEFDRFADAYYEQHRENVAVTGEGPEYFAEYKIRQLRQIVEREQIGVSRICDFGSGIGNSIPFFRTYFPDAALTSSDVSERSLTLGKQRYPGTGNCVLIEGGRIPCETASFDVAFSACVFHHIAHGEHVTWLSELHRITRPGGLIAIFEHNPLNPLTVHAVNTCPFDENAKLIFARNLAKRMGDAGWTSPRIQYNLFFPRALARLRPLEARLGWLPLGAQYVTFARKM; this is encoded by the coding sequence ATGGACAAGGCCGAATTCGATCGTTTCGCCGACGCCTATTACGAGCAGCATCGCGAGAATGTCGCGGTCACTGGCGAGGGTCCGGAATATTTCGCCGAATACAAGATCAGGCAGCTCCGGCAGATCGTCGAGCGCGAGCAGATCGGCGTATCGCGGATCTGCGATTTCGGCTCAGGGATCGGCAATTCGATTCCGTTCTTTCGAACGTATTTTCCGGACGCTGCCCTGACGTCGTCAGACGTCTCGGAGCGCAGCCTCACGCTGGGCAAGCAGCGCTACCCCGGGACCGGCAATTGCGTTCTGATCGAGGGGGGCCGCATTCCCTGCGAAACCGCCTCGTTCGATGTCGCGTTCTCGGCTTGCGTGTTCCACCACATCGCGCATGGCGAGCACGTGACATGGCTGAGCGAATTGCACCGGATTACCCGGCCGGGCGGACTGATCGCGATCTTCGAGCACAATCCGTTGAACCCGCTCACCGTTCATGCGGTGAACACATGCCCGTTCGACGAGAACGCCAAGCTGATTTTCGCGCGCAATCTTGCGAAAAGAATGGGTGATGCGGGATGGACGTCACCGCGCATTCAATACAATTTGTTCTTCCCGCGGGCGCTGGCGCGATTGCGACCGCTTGAAGCCAGGCTCGGTTGGCTTCCACTCGGCGCGCAATACGTCACCTTCGCGCGCAAGATGTAG
- a CDS encoding glycosyltransferase family 2 protein, which produces MFLSIVVPCYNEEEGLREFHYQMTSAARALCGQRFELILVDDGSTDDTWKLINQLCAEDRNVVAVRLSRNHGHQLALTAGLSTVRGDLVLVIDADLQDPPDLLTPMYEMMARENADVVYGLRRSRAGETRFKKKSAEAFYRLLARITRVQIPVDTGDFRLMSRRISDQLVQMPEHDRFIRGMVAWLGYKQVAYEYDRNPRHAGTTKYPLAKMIGFAADALISFSMVPLRIATYVGALLTTVLTFVGIGAVVSWVLSGTVPGWTSLTLLVVMISSVQLLVLGLIGEYIGRLYIQSKNRPLFVISHIHRRGRLPHHATDGEDRVEQAPFKTLLAQSGPNARSHAYDEAS; this is translated from the coding sequence ATGTTTCTGTCCATCGTTGTACCCTGCTACAACGAAGAAGAGGGCTTGCGCGAATTCCACTACCAGATGACTTCAGCCGCGCGCGCGCTGTGCGGCCAGCGGTTCGAGCTGATCCTGGTCGATGACGGCTCGACCGATGACACCTGGAAGCTGATCAACCAGCTCTGTGCGGAAGATCGCAATGTCGTCGCCGTACGGCTCTCGCGCAACCACGGCCACCAACTGGCGCTGACGGCGGGATTGTCCACTGTGCGCGGCGACCTCGTGCTGGTCATCGACGCCGACTTGCAGGACCCGCCCGACCTGCTGACGCCGATGTACGAGATGATGGCGCGCGAAAACGCCGACGTGGTCTATGGCCTGCGGCGCAGCCGCGCCGGTGAAACCCGCTTCAAGAAGAAATCGGCCGAGGCTTTCTATCGCCTGCTCGCCAGGATCACGCGCGTCCAGATTCCGGTCGATACCGGCGATTTCCGGCTGATGAGCCGCCGCATCTCCGACCAGCTCGTGCAGATGCCGGAGCATGATCGCTTCATCCGCGGCATGGTGGCCTGGCTCGGCTACAAGCAGGTCGCCTACGAATACGACCGCAATCCGCGCCATGCCGGCACCACCAAGTATCCGCTGGCAAAAATGATCGGCTTTGCCGCCGACGCGCTGATCAGCTTTTCGATGGTGCCGCTGCGGATCGCGACCTATGTCGGCGCGCTCCTCACCACGGTCCTCACCTTTGTCGGCATCGGCGCCGTCGTTAGTTGGGTCCTCTCCGGCACCGTGCCCGGCTGGACCAGTCTGACGCTGCTGGTCGTCATGATCTCCTCGGTCCAGCTCCTCGTGCTGGGGCTGATCGGGGAATATATCGGCCGTCTCTATATCCAGTCCAAGAACCGCCCGCTGTTCGTGATCTCGCACATCCACCGGCGCGGGCGGCTGCCGCACCATGCGACCGACGGCGAGGATCGCGTCGAGCAAGCGCCGTTCAAGACCCTGCTGGCCCAATCGGGACCGAACGCGCGCAGCCATGCCTATGACGAGGCCTCCTGA
- a CDS encoding tripartite tricarboxylate transporter substrate binding protein, which produces MKLLRRNFLQLAGALIAAPALPRPASALDYPTRPTKIVAGFAAGGGVDITARLIGQWLADRLGQPFVVENRTGAGGNIGTEAVVNAAPDGYTLLLATVPNAVNASLYEKLNFNFVRDIAPVAGVIRVPMVVLVHPSVPAQTLAEFIAYTKANPGKVNMASAGSGSAPHMAGELFKMMTGVNMVHVPYRGQGPAMTDLIGGQVQILFAAAPGTADHIKTGKLRALAVTTATRMAELPEVPTVGDAVPGYEASQWYGFAAPKNTPAEIVDKLNKEINAAIADPGMKARLAAIGGAPMPGSSADFGRLIADETEKWGKVVRAGGLKPE; this is translated from the coding sequence ATGAAACTTCTACGCCGGAATTTCCTCCAACTTGCCGGCGCGCTGATCGCCGCGCCCGCCTTGCCGCGCCCGGCATCGGCGCTGGATTATCCGACACGGCCGACGAAAATCGTCGCGGGCTTCGCTGCCGGCGGCGGCGTCGACATCACAGCACGCCTGATCGGCCAGTGGCTGGCCGACCGTCTCGGCCAGCCCTTCGTGGTCGAGAACCGGACCGGCGCCGGCGGCAATATCGGCACCGAGGCGGTCGTGAACGCGGCACCCGACGGCTACACGCTGCTGCTGGCGACCGTGCCGAACGCGGTGAACGCCTCGCTCTACGAAAAGCTCAATTTCAACTTCGTCCGCGATATCGCGCCGGTCGCCGGCGTCATCCGTGTGCCGATGGTGGTGCTGGTCCACCCCTCGGTGCCGGCGCAGACGCTGGCCGAGTTCATCGCTTACACCAAGGCCAATCCCGGAAAGGTCAACATGGCCTCGGCCGGCAGCGGCAGCGCGCCGCACATGGCGGGCGAGTTGTTCAAGATGATGACCGGCGTCAACATGGTCCATGTCCCCTATCGCGGCCAGGGCCCGGCGATGACGGATCTGATCGGCGGCCAGGTGCAGATCCTGTTCGCCGCCGCGCCCGGCACCGCCGATCACATCAAGACCGGCAAGCTGCGTGCGCTCGCGGTGACGACCGCCACGCGCATGGCCGAGCTGCCGGAGGTGCCGACGGTGGGCGATGCCGTGCCGGGCTACGAAGCCAGCCAGTGGTACGGCTTCGCCGCGCCGAAAAACACGCCGGCCGAAATCGTCGACAAGCTCAACAAGGAGATCAACGCGGCGATTGCCGACCCCGGCATGAAGGCCCGGCTTGCCGCGATCGGCGGCGCACCGATGCCGGGATCATCAGCCGATTTCGGCAGGTTGATTGCGGACGAAACCGAGAAGTGGGGCAAGGTGGTTCGCGCGGGCGGGCTCAAGCCGGAGTGA
- a CDS encoding zinc-binding dehydrogenase: MGARAVSFKPGDAVHARASRETIGTFAEKIALPQEFVARKPAAISHAQAAALPLVGLTTLQGFARVQARAGQRILIHAGAGGIGTFAVQYASHLGLHVTTTTSSKNVDFVKSLGADRVIAYDRENYLEAGGDYDIVYDTLGGAFTVDAFKVVKRGGAVISLSGPPDRDFARREERRLAGPRGGLADEPQGLCREH; this comes from the coding sequence GTGGGGGCGCGTGCTGTCAGCTTCAAACCTGGGGATGCGGTCCATGCGCGCGCCTCGCGCGAGACCATCGGCACCTTTGCCGAAAAGATCGCGCTGCCGCAAGAATTCGTAGCCCGGAAGCCGGCCGCCATCTCGCATGCACAAGCCGCGGCGCTGCCGCTGGTGGGGCTGACGACGTTGCAGGGATTTGCGCGCGTCCAGGCGCGAGCCGGCCAGCGCATCCTGATCCATGCCGGCGCCGGTGGCATCGGTACTTTCGCGGTCCAGTACGCCAGCCATCTCGGCCTTCACGTCACCACGACCACGAGTTCGAAGAACGTCGACTTCGTCAAATCGCTCGGCGCCGACAGGGTCATTGCCTATGATCGCGAAAACTATCTTGAAGCGGGTGGCGATTACGACATCGTCTACGACACGCTCGGCGGCGCATTCACCGTCGACGCCTTCAAGGTGGTGAAGCGGGGCGGCGCCGTGATTTCGCTGAGTGGTCCGCCCGACCGCGATTTCGCCCGCCGCGAGGAGCGCAGGCTGGCTGGTCCGCGCGGCGGTCTGGCTGATGAGCCGCAAGGTCTATGCCGCGAGCACTGA
- a CDS encoding ribose-phosphate pyrophosphokinase, with protein MAAKNGSIKLVAGNSNPALAQEISNWLHMPLTKATVRRFADMEIFVEIQENVRGSDVYVIQSTSFPANDHLMELLIITDALRRASARRVTAVIPYFGYARQDRKVGSRSPISAKLVANLITRAGVDRVMTLDLHAGQIQGFFDIPTDNLYASPVMVRDIKERFDLSNVMVVSPDVGGVVRARGLAKRINTPLAIIDKRRERAGESEVMNVIGDCAGYTCILIDDIVDSGGTLVNAADALIANGAKEVYAYISHGVLSGGAATRIASSKMKELVITDSILPTEAVNKAANIRTLSIAPLIAEAISRTASEESVSSLFD; from the coding sequence ATGGCGGCCAAGAACGGCTCGATCAAGCTGGTCGCCGGCAATTCCAACCCCGCGCTGGCCCAGGAAATCTCCAACTGGCTGCATATGCCGCTGACCAAGGCGACGGTCCGCCGGTTCGCGGACATGGAAATCTTCGTCGAAATCCAGGAAAACGTCCGCGGCTCCGACGTCTATGTAATCCAGTCGACGTCATTCCCGGCCAACGACCACCTAATGGAACTCCTGATCATCACGGACGCGCTGCGCCGGGCCTCGGCCCGCCGCGTCACGGCGGTGATTCCCTATTTCGGCTACGCCCGGCAGGACCGCAAAGTTGGCTCGCGCTCGCCGATCTCGGCCAAGCTGGTTGCCAACCTGATCACCCGTGCCGGCGTCGATCGCGTGATGACGCTCGACCTGCACGCCGGCCAGATCCAGGGCTTCTTCGATATCCCGACCGACAATCTCTACGCCTCGCCGGTCATGGTGCGCGACATCAAGGAGCGCTTCGATCTTTCCAACGTCATGGTGGTGTCGCCCGACGTCGGCGGCGTGGTTCGCGCGCGCGGCCTTGCCAAGCGCATCAACACCCCGCTCGCCATCATCGACAAGCGCCGCGAGCGCGCCGGTGAATCCGAAGTCATGAACGTGATCGGCGACTGCGCGGGCTATACCTGCATCCTGATCGACGACATCGTCGATTCCGGCGGCACGCTGGTGAACGCGGCTGACGCGTTGATCGCCAACGGCGCCAAGGAAGTCTATGCCTATATCAGCCACGGCGTGCTCTCGGGCGGGGCTGCCACGCGCATCGCCTCGTCGAAGATGAAAGAGCTCGTCATCACCGACTCGATCCTGCCGACGGAAGCGGTCAACAAGGCCGCCAATATCCGCACGCTGTCGATCGCGCCCCTGATCGCGGAAGCGATCAGCCGCACCGCGTCGGAAGAATCGGTGTCGAGCCTGTTCGACTGA
- a CDS encoding SDR family NAD(P)-dependent oxidoreductase, with protein MVKAGDESWLGLSGRVCVVTGGGGGIGRAVALSLAQSGARVAAIDLDERGLEVTRTELGKLGSDHAIARCDTSDVASVTAASATVEQSLGPCDVLVNTAAVLRPGALDALTLAEWNAVLSVNLTGYFLCAQVFGRQMRAHGRGSLVHVASIAGSNAQGQSGAYSVSKAGVIMLSRQLANEWGPHGIRSNVVSPGMVITPMSQAFYDTPGVTERRSAVVPLRRVGMPQDMADAILFLASDRASYINGEEIIVDGGYANMLMNLVPRPGFE; from the coding sequence ATGGTCAAAGCCGGAGACGAATCTTGGCTCGGCCTCTCAGGCCGCGTCTGCGTGGTGACGGGCGGCGGCGGTGGCATCGGCCGCGCCGTCGCGTTAAGCCTTGCCCAGTCCGGCGCCCGCGTCGCCGCCATTGATCTCGACGAACGCGGTCTCGAGGTGACGCGCACCGAGCTTGGCAAGCTCGGTTCTGACCATGCCATTGCCCGCTGCGACACTTCCGATGTCGCGAGCGTCACTGCGGCATCCGCGACGGTCGAACAATCGCTAGGGCCGTGCGATGTGCTGGTCAACACCGCCGCTGTGCTGCGTCCCGGCGCGCTCGACGCCCTGACGCTTGCCGAATGGAACGCGGTTCTCTCCGTCAACCTGACCGGCTACTTCCTTTGCGCGCAGGTGTTCGGCCGGCAAATGCGCGCCCATGGCCGCGGCAGCCTGGTGCACGTGGCCTCAATCGCCGGCAGCAATGCGCAGGGGCAAAGCGGCGCCTACAGCGTCAGCAAGGCCGGCGTGATCATGCTGTCGCGCCAGCTCGCCAATGAATGGGGGCCGCACGGCATCCGCAGCAACGTCGTCAGTCCCGGCATGGTGATCACGCCAATGAGTCAGGCCTTCTACGATACGCCTGGCGTGACCGAGCGGCGCTCCGCCGTGGTACCGTTGCGCCGGGTCGGCATGCCGCAGGACATGGCCGATGCCATCCTGTTCCTCGCCAGCGACCGCGCGTCCTACATCAACGGCGAGGAGATCATAGTAGATGGCGGTTACGCCAATATGCTGATGAACCTGGTGCCGCGGCCGGGATTTGAATGA
- a CDS encoding 6,7-dimethyl-8-ribityllumazine synthase: MNQTLLEPEVQSPPQPAEASHVPDVPERPPAPVHPRFVKPQRIAFVQSSWHRDVVEECRIAFLEEIEARHITRAQVDLFEVPGSFEIPLHAQLLAKTRRYTAIVAAGLVVDGGIYRHEFVADTVIKALMDVQLRTEVPVFSAVLTPQQFHDSAVHHDFFRKHFVIKGIEVAEACANTLHSLERLRGQVAAGIVG; encoded by the coding sequence ATGAATCAGACGTTGCTAGAACCTGAAGTCCAATCTCCACCCCAGCCAGCCGAAGCCAGTCACGTGCCTGACGTGCCCGAGCGACCGCCGGCGCCGGTGCATCCGCGCTTCGTCAAGCCGCAGCGCATCGCCTTCGTGCAGTCGTCCTGGCACCGCGATGTGGTCGAGGAATGCCGCATCGCCTTCCTCGAAGAGATCGAAGCGCGCCATATCACGCGCGCGCAGGTCGATCTGTTTGAGGTGCCGGGCTCGTTCGAGATACCCCTGCATGCGCAACTGCTCGCCAAGACACGGCGCTACACCGCGATCGTGGCTGCGGGGCTGGTGGTCGATGGCGGCATCTACCGCCATGAATTCGTCGCGGACACCGTCATCAAGGCGCTGATGGACGTGCAACTTCGAACCGAAGTGCCGGTATTCTCGGCGGTGCTGACGCCGCAGCAATTCCACGACAGCGCCGTGCACCACGATTTCTTCCGCAAGCACTTTGTCATCAAGGGCATCGAGGTCGCGGAAGCCTGCGCCAACACGCTGCACAGCCTTGAGCGTTTGCGCGGACAAGTGGCCGCGGGGATCGTGGGGTAA
- the pgeF gene encoding peptidoglycan editing factor PgeF — MTFGSPLLAAIPGLRHAFFSREGGISSGIYEGLNGGLGSNDDPANVVENRRRMAEQMGVAPEHLLSAHQIHSPDVVVATGPWQGDKPRADALVTRTEGIAIGVTAADCGPILLADAGARVIGAAHAGWKGALTGVLESTIEAMEKLGADRSGIVAAIGPLIRQHSYEVGGEFVERFLDADAENGVFFIPSARSGHAMFDLAGFIRMRLENAGILMIDDIGVDTYSDERFYSYRRSVHRKEPDYGRHVHAIALAAE, encoded by the coding sequence ATGACGTTCGGATCACCGCTGCTCGCTGCCATTCCCGGCCTGCGCCACGCCTTCTTCTCCCGCGAGGGCGGGATATCCAGTGGAATTTATGAAGGCCTCAATGGCGGGCTCGGCTCGAACGACGATCCGGCCAATGTCGTGGAAAATCGCCGCCGGATGGCCGAGCAGATGGGCGTTGCGCCCGAGCACTTGCTCAGCGCGCACCAGATCCACTCACCCGATGTCGTGGTGGCGACCGGGCCATGGCAAGGCGACAAGCCGCGCGCCGACGCGCTCGTCACCCGCACCGAAGGCATCGCGATCGGCGTCACCGCCGCCGATTGCGGGCCGATCCTGCTTGCCGATGCCGGCGCACGCGTGATCGGCGCGGCACATGCCGGCTGGAAGGGCGCACTGACCGGCGTCCTGGAATCCACCATCGAGGCGATGGAAAAACTCGGCGCCGATCGCTCCGGCATCGTCGCCGCCATCGGCCCGCTGATCCGCCAGCATTCCTATGAAGTCGGCGGCGAATTCGTCGAGCGCTTCCTTGATGCCGACGCGGAGAATGGCGTATTCTTCATCCCCTCGGCTCGATCAGGCCATGCCATGTTCGACCTCGCCGGCTTCATCCGCATGCGGCTGGAGAATGCCGGCATCCTGATGATCGACGACATCGGCGTCGACACCTATTCCGACGAGCGCTTCTACAGCTACCGCCGCTCGGTGCATCGCAAGGAGCCGGACTACGGCCGCCACGTCCACGCGATCGCGCTGGCAGCGGAGTAA
- a CDS encoding bifunctional 2-polyprenyl-6-hydroxyphenol methylase/3-demethylubiquinol 3-O-methyltransferase UbiG, with translation MKAILNHPALYQAYQNAGGFFGARIKAIADYLTLRPGMRVIDIGCGPGHILRHLPENIDYTGFDIDDAYIAYARRSFGHLGKFHCRHFDATAAREFAGADVVMMNGVLHHIGDDGLQTTLADIRDVLKEDGVLFTLDGCYREGQSRVAKWLLDNDRGEFVRDRDGYDKVLRRAFGKVNLAIRDDYSRVPYTFIIGVSQK, from the coding sequence ATGAAGGCGATCCTGAACCATCCCGCGCTGTACCAGGCCTATCAGAACGCCGGCGGCTTCTTCGGCGCCCGGATCAAGGCGATCGCCGACTATCTGACACTGCGGCCGGGAATGCGGGTGATCGACATCGGATGCGGGCCCGGCCACATCCTCCGCCATCTGCCCGAAAACATCGACTATACCGGCTTCGATATCGACGACGCCTATATCGCCTATGCAAGGCGATCGTTCGGCCATCTCGGGAAGTTTCATTGCCGCCATTTCGACGCCACAGCCGCCCGTGAGTTCGCCGGCGCCGACGTCGTCATGATGAATGGCGTCCTGCATCACATCGGTGACGACGGCCTGCAGACCACGCTTGCCGACATCCGCGACGTGCTCAAGGAAGACGGAGTCCTGTTCACGCTCGACGGCTGCTATCGCGAGGGACAGTCTCGTGTCGCCAAATGGCTGCTCGACAATGACCGCGGCGAATTCGTCCGCGACCGCGACGGCTACGACAAGGTGCTTCGCCGCGCGTTTGGAAAAGTGAACCTCGCGATTCGCGACGACTATTCGCGCGTACCCTACACGTTCATCATCGGCGTCTCGCAGAAGTAG